The following coding sequences lie in one Fibrobacter sp. UWT2 genomic window:
- a CDS encoding LysM peptidoglycan-binding domain-containing protein, which produces MRFLKCASICLGLSALLASAYIVKEGDTLWDLSDEFLKDPFAWPDLWENNRHIEDPHWIYPGDSIYLGDTIREGNVLQVDKKSKYPCNASISDSALPKGKGLTVANAGCDNGDERNSDFEGMLGNLRDKDKKGVKKAKANDEYYYKQRPAPKIFNGYYQLHAPEIYTLDSLKKDKRFISIKSGEKKEPLIHMPETEVVVGIGKKTDANLKRGDLVEIVDAKAIDVPAAQGSGFDRYALLRLSGIAKITAIGDTLSRAKIVTTFREIKMSQSKARMKQPLKTLNVAGYSKVKEAKMDSLAMIRYSMDPMLIIGAFSYVLIDKGAQQGYNTGDAVAVWEEDKTDESLPPRLIGRGIVARAAENEASILIREIYSNSRRIEVGHRVSVTHRAKIVQ; this is translated from the coding sequence ATGCGATTTTTGAAATGTGCATCCATCTGTCTGGGACTTTCTGCCTTGTTGGCGTCAGCCTACATCGTTAAAGAAGGTGATACCCTTTGGGATTTGAGTGACGAATTCCTCAAAGACCCCTTTGCCTGGCCGGACCTTTGGGAAAACAACCGCCACATCGAGGACCCGCACTGGATTTATCCGGGCGACTCCATTTACCTGGGCGACACCATTCGCGAAGGCAATGTTCTGCAGGTCGACAAGAAAAGCAAATACCCCTGCAATGCAAGCATTTCGGATTCCGCCCTCCCCAAGGGCAAGGGACTTACTGTCGCTAACGCCGGTTGCGACAACGGCGACGAACGCAATTCCGACTTCGAAGGAATGCTCGGCAATTTGCGCGACAAGGACAAGAAGGGCGTAAAGAAAGCCAAGGCCAACGACGAATACTATTACAAGCAGCGTCCGGCTCCGAAGATTTTCAATGGCTACTACCAGCTGCACGCTCCTGAAATCTATACGCTCGACTCCCTGAAAAAGGACAAGCGCTTTATTTCCATCAAATCGGGCGAAAAGAAGGAACCCCTGATTCACATGCCCGAAACTGAAGTCGTGGTAGGTATCGGCAAGAAGACTGACGCAAACCTAAAGCGTGGCGATCTCGTCGAAATTGTCGACGCAAAGGCCATTGACGTTCCGGCAGCTCAGGGTAGCGGCTTTGACCGTTACGCTTTGCTCCGCCTCTCCGGCATTGCCAAGATTACCGCCATCGGTGATACGCTTTCCCGCGCAAAGATTGTAACGACCTTCCGCGAAATCAAGATGAGCCAGTCCAAAGCCCGCATGAAACAGCCTCTCAAGACGCTGAACGTGGCCGGATACTCCAAGGTGAAGGAAGCCAAGATGGATTCCTTGGCCATGATCCGTTACTCCATGGACCCCATGCTGATTATCGGAGCGTTCTCCTACGTGCTTATCGACAAGGGCGCCCAGCAGGGTTACAACACCGGCGACGCTGTAGCCGTGTGGGAAGAAGACAAGACCGACGAATCTCTTCCGCCTCGTTTGATTGGCCGTGGCATTGTCGCAAGGGCTGCTGAAAACGAAGCCAGCATCCTGATTCGCGAAATCTACTCCAACAGCAGGCGTATCGAAGTTGGACACAGGGTATCGGTGACCCACCGTGCAAAGATTGTCCAATAA